A genomic region of Anas platyrhynchos isolate ZD024472 breed Pekin duck chromosome 19, IASCAAS_PekinDuck_T2T, whole genome shotgun sequence contains the following coding sequences:
- the GALR2 gene encoding galanin receptor type 2, producing the protein MNGSVPGSEGGWQPEAVLLPLAYLLIFLVGTVGNCLVLAVLLRNGQVNNTTNLFILNLGVADLCFILFCVPFQATIYTLEGWVFGPFLCKAVHFFIYLTMYASSFTLATVSLDRYLAIRYPLHSRELRTPRNALTAICLIWGLSLVFSGPYLSYYQQFQLANLTVCHPIWDAAHRKAMDLCTFVFSYLVPVLILGLTYTRTIRYLWSSVDPLQDASESKAAKRKVTRMIIIVAVLFCLCWLPHHLLILCVWFGYFPLNHATYVLRVLSHLVSYANSCVNPIVYALVSKHFRKGFKKIFSCLLRKRAANKVHAAPATHTASTLEAELSELPHGLPRRCSVRCQVPEGSWGEEDGAGGQQQGADGSFITFNVT; encoded by the exons ATGAACGGGTCGGTGCCGGGCTCCGAGGGGGGCTGGCAGCCCGAGGCGGTGCTGCTGCCGCTGGCTTACCTCCTCATCTTCCTGGTGGGCACCGTGGGCAACTGCCTggtgctggcggtgctgctgcgCAACGGGCAGGTGAACAACACCACCAACCTCTTCATCCTCAACCTGGGGGTGGCCGACCTCTGCTTCATCCTCTTCTGCGTCCCCTTCCAAGCCACCATCTACACGCTGGAGGGCTGGGTCTTCGGGCCCTTCCTGTGCAAGGCCGTCCACTTCTTCATCTACCTCACCATGTACGCCAGCAGCTTCACCCTGGCCACCGTCTCCCTCGACAG GTATTTGGCCATCCGCTACCCCCTGCACTCGCGGGAGCTGCGGACGCCCCGCAACGCCCTGACGGCCATCTGCCTCATCTGGGGGCTCTCCCTCGTGTTTTCGGGCCCCTACCTCAGCTACTACCAGCAGTTCCAGCTGGCCAACCTCACCGTCTGCCACCCCATCTGGGACGCCGCCCACCGCAAGGCCATGGACCTCTGCACCTTCGTCTTCAGCTACCTCGTCCCGGTGCTGATCCTCGGCCTCACCTACACGCGCACCATCCGCTACCTCTGGAGCTCCGTGGACCCCCTCCAGGACGCGTCGGAGTCCAAGGCGGCCAAGAGGAAGGTCACCAGGATGATCATCATCGTCGCCGTCctcttctgcctctgctggCTGCCCCACCACCTGCTCATCCTCTGCGTCTGGTTCGGGTACTTCCCCCTCAACCACGCCACCTACGTGCTCCGCGTCCTCTCCCACCTCGTCTCCTACGCCAACTCCTGCGTCAACCCCATCGTCTACGCCCTGGTCTCCAAGCACTTCCGCAAGGGTTTCAAGAAGATTTTCAGCTGCCTCCTGCGGAAGAGGGCGGCCAACAAGGTCCACGCGGCCCCAGCCACCCACACGGCGAGCACGCTGGAGGCAGAGCTCAGCGAGCTGCCCCACGGCCTGCCCCGACGCTGCTCCGTGCGCTGCCAGGTCCcggaggggtcctggggggaggaggatggggcaggggggcagcagcagggagcggACGGCTCCTTCATCACCTTCAACGTCACCTAG